Proteins from a single region of Rhodovibrio salinarum DSM 9154:
- a CDS encoding LysE/ArgO family amino acid transporter, with translation MSDLLPLLGAGWQGFGIGLGLIVAIGAQNAFLLRQGLRRHHVALVVVLCTLCDSALIMLGAVGVGSLVASSPILTKLAVYGGATFLIVYGGLTLKNALKPQTLNTADAPDALSTRAIVTATLGFSILNPHAWLDTVVLLGGLAGQFPTDQRVVFTGGAILASAVWFVGLGAGAAWLSPVLARPKVWRGIDLVIGLVLWTIAGTLLWSRGF, from the coding sequence TTGAGCGACCTGCTCCCGCTACTGGGTGCCGGATGGCAAGGCTTTGGCATTGGCCTTGGCCTGATCGTCGCGATTGGGGCGCAGAATGCCTTCCTGCTACGCCAGGGGTTGCGCCGGCACCACGTGGCGCTGGTCGTGGTCCTTTGCACACTGTGCGATTCTGCGCTGATCATGCTGGGCGCGGTGGGGGTGGGATCGTTGGTCGCGAGTTCGCCGATCCTCACCAAACTTGCAGTCTACGGCGGTGCTACCTTCCTGATTGTCTACGGCGGGCTGACGCTCAAAAACGCGCTGAAGCCTCAAACCCTGAACACGGCGGATGCGCCAGACGCCCTCAGTACCCGGGCGATCGTGACGGCCACGCTCGGCTTCTCGATCCTGAACCCGCACGCCTGGTTGGACACCGTTGTGCTGCTGGGCGGCCTCGCCGGTCAGTTCCCCACCGACCAGCGCGTGGTGTTCACCGGCGGCGCCATCCTGGCCTCGGCGGTATGGTTCGTCGGCCTCGGGGCAGGCGCGGCATGGCTTTCGCCCGTGCTGGCCCGGCCGAAGGTCTGGCGGGGGATCGATCTGGTGATCGGTTTGGTGCTCTGGACGATCGCCGGCACGCTGTTGTGGAGCCGGGGGTTTTAG